In Xylanibacter ruminicola 23, a single genomic region encodes these proteins:
- a CDS encoding RagB/SusD family nutrient uptake outer membrane protein, which produces MKKLFNYILALGMATGIFSACVDDINVGNAFLEKSPGVDVNIDTVFSKAEYTRNFLWSAYGQIYCTYTSGNMMNGAPIDVLSDSYHCYVSWGGPKQSYYPGGLTEDAQDTEDGNFQGKFSYSTKSGLDSDAGGRVSIYETVRKCWQIIENIDRVPDMQEAEKSRLRGEAYTIMASRYFDAFRNFGGLCLVKKAYPVGENFTEGRATAFQTVEFIDSLIQCAINEPGYIWNIPDADIGQWSGRLTRASARALRAKVWMFAASPLFNNDKPYLTYDKKPTGFENEEHIWFGKKDPSLWNRCLKYCDEFFADNATNGNYYQLIQPATQDEAGYRTAYRRAYRYRNDATHHEKLFDAHPTQLMSSSVKDGNVTNGWGWGWAGFALDCYRQGGAVPTNELMECFGMQDGRDFPYSDIYGAGKNPNGVDIFADRDPRLYETMMVPRQSLPAGFDYAGFKYIDSWEGGAMYYDKSNFGDAEGDDGASRYRKFKWMLDYTSGRMDDEYIGVSYIRLAEMYLIRAEAKAETGDLQGALDDLHIVRSRVGLGRLEKMNPELNLTSNKENLINEILRERNCEIGAECGDRLYDMVRRMRQDLFTKPLHEIRVYRLDANGNRLTSGDQRWVEGTPWPKFEYEKIQIVNGARRWWDPGYWTNKWYLDPVSRIEIQKGYGLTQNPGW; this is translated from the coding sequence ATGAAAAAGTTATTTAATTATATATTGGCTTTAGGAATGGCTACTGGTATCTTTTCGGCTTGTGTCGATGATATCAATGTAGGTAACGCCTTTCTGGAGAAATCTCCTGGTGTCGATGTGAACATCGATACTGTATTCTCCAAGGCCGAATACACCCGAAATTTCCTGTGGAGTGCCTACGGACAGATTTACTGCACTTACACATCAGGAAACATGATGAACGGTGCCCCCATCGACGTGCTTTCGGATTCTTATCACTGCTACGTTTCATGGGGCGGTCCCAAACAGAGCTACTATCCTGGCGGTTTGACCGAGGATGCTCAGGATACCGAGGATGGTAACTTCCAGGGAAAATTCTCTTATTCAACCAAGAGTGGTCTGGACAGCGATGCTGGTGGTCGCGTTTCAATCTATGAGACCGTACGCAAGTGCTGGCAGATTATCGAGAATATCGACCGTGTGCCCGACATGCAGGAAGCCGAGAAGAGCCGTCTGCGTGGTGAGGCCTATACCATTATGGCCAGCCGCTATTTCGACGCTTTCCGCAATTTCGGTGGTCTGTGCTTAGTAAAGAAGGCATACCCTGTTGGCGAGAACTTTACCGAAGGTCGTGCTACCGCCTTCCAGACCGTAGAGTTCATCGACTCACTGATACAGTGTGCTATCAACGAGCCTGGCTACATCTGGAATATTCCTGATGCCGACATCGGTCAGTGGTCAGGACGCCTGACACGTGCCTCAGCCCGTGCTCTGCGTGCCAAGGTGTGGATGTTTGCCGCTTCACCACTGTTCAACAACGACAAGCCTTATCTGACCTACGACAAGAAGCCTACCGGTTTTGAGAACGAGGAGCATATCTGGTTTGGCAAGAAAGATCCCTCACTGTGGAACCGCTGCTTGAAATATTGCGATGAGTTCTTTGCCGACAATGCAACTAACGGCAACTACTATCAGCTGATACAGCCTGCCACTCAGGATGAGGCCGGTTACCGCACAGCCTACCGCCGTGCTTACCGTTATCGTAACGATGCTACACACCACGAGAAACTGTTCGACGCACATCCCACACAGTTGATGTCAAGTTCGGTCAAGGACGGAAACGTAACCAACGGATGGGGCTGGGGATGGGCCGGTTTTGCCCTCGACTGCTATCGCCAGGGTGGTGCCGTTCCTACCAACGAGCTGATGGAATGCTTCGGCATGCAGGATGGTCGCGATTTCCCATATAGCGACATCTACGGTGCAGGTAAGAATCCTAATGGTGTTGATATCTTTGCCGACCGCGACCCACGCCTCTATGAGACGATGATGGTTCCCCGCCAGTCGCTGCCAGCCGGTTTCGACTATGCCGGTTTCAAGTATATCGACTCTTGGGAAGGTGGTGCCATGTACTACGACAAGTCTAACTTCGGTGATGCCGAAGGCGACGATGGTGCTTCACGCTACAGAAAGTTCAAATGGATGCTCGACTATACCAGCGGCAGAATGGACGACGAGTATATCGGTGTTTCATACATCCGCTTGGCAGAAATGTACCTGATTCGTGCCGAAGCCAAGGCAGAAACAGGCGACCTGCAAGGTGCACTCGACGATTTGCACATTGTTCGTAGCCGTGTTGGTCTGGGCCGTCTGGAGAAGATGAATCCAGAACTGAACCTGACTTCGAACAAGGAGAATCTGATTAACGAAATCCTCCGTGAGCGTAACTGTGAGATTGGTGCCGAGTGTGGCGACCGTCTGTATGATATGGTACGTCGTATGCGCCAGGATCTCTTCACCAAACCTCTTCACGAGATCAGAGTTTATCGCCTTGATGCTAACGGCAACCGTCTGACTAGTGGCGACCAGCGCTGGGTAGAGGGAACACCTTGGCCAAAGTTCGAATACGAGAAGATTCAGATTGTAAACGGTGCTCGCCGCTGGTGGGATCCCGGTTACTGGACCAACAAGTGGTATCTCGACCCCGTATCTCGTATCGAGATTCAGAAAGGATATGGACTTACTCAGAATCCTGGATGGTAA
- a CDS encoding SusC/RagA family TonB-linked outer membrane protein — protein sequence MNKTIRKTALLVGAFSLWGLCCPPHAYAAEAPQEVQQATKKITGTVVDAMGPVIGASVVVKGTTNGVATDFDGNFTLNASPGQTLVVSYIGYLSKEVKVTANKTSYQITIEEDKQMLEEVVVIAYGQQKKVTITGAVSAVGGDELLKAPVANVSNALQGKLPGISVVQPSAMPGADDPVIRVRGTGSLNSADPLVLVDGVERSFGQLDPNEIEDISILKDASATAVFGVRGANGVILVTTKRGSTGKASVSVTASTAIQQISKFVDFADSYTYGKMWNYTAITDALPMSQWPGTVNITDYTPYANTGIRFNQDVMEHFRTGDMPVTFPNTDWIKYMMKDAAWQEQVNVNVKGGTDKVKYFVSAGFLNQNSLFKTFSKNDDETFKYNRFNYRANLDINVSKYSQLALTLGGRVQNRTTMGGGEGFIFRYLQGATPYAGIGVDDQGRHIVADNNIVGPFDRDALSNYYDLGYVRESTNVLNLDLQYKLDMSFITPGLDFKIKGSYNTDYTARKNRQNGFGTGVQYVATIVDGKEVLRKENITWTLPYSEAKWGNRNWYAEASLNYARKFGKHNVGALVLYNQSKTYYPWDSDGSLYQSIPKGYVGLVGRVTYDYDTRYMVDFNIGYNGSENFAEGKRYGVFPSFSLGWIPSSEKFWEPLKKYIGYLKLRGSWGKVGNDNTNGARFLYLPGAWQFYEGSMTTNPQKRGANFGTSGNWLQAVKELTAGNPNVTWETATKINIGVDAAFINDRLSVNLDLFWEDRKDILVSNASLLPAVTSLPASYVNEGRVKNHGYELTLKWADKIGDLRYSISPSIAFARNKVIDMLEVPPMYEYLSRTGLPVGQRFGYELFEFYQEGSEARYKEKYGTDMPDQKVELKYGDCVYVDLNDDGVIDQNDQKPLGYTDNPEITWSINGSLNWKGFDFSMLWVGANNVSRTLNGYFRDQFGSTNTSALAQWVADNSWTEDNRNAILPRISFENRVHNNRDSRAWVIDSKYVRLKNLELGYTINKPKFLPLLNYVRFYASGQNLLTFADFKGNDPEAPGQGLDFGVRYPMTRVYNFGVQVNF from the coding sequence ATGAACAAAACTATTAGAAAAACAGCGCTATTGGTGGGCGCATTCTCCCTTTGGGGATTGTGTTGTCCGCCTCACGCCTATGCCGCCGAAGCTCCTCAGGAGGTTCAGCAGGCAACGAAGAAGATTACAGGTACTGTAGTTGACGCTATGGGACCTGTTATCGGTGCCAGTGTTGTTGTGAAAGGAACCACGAACGGTGTTGCCACCGATTTCGACGGAAACTTCACGCTAAACGCCAGTCCGGGCCAGACACTGGTTGTCTCCTACATCGGCTATCTGTCCAAGGAGGTAAAGGTAACTGCCAACAAGACCAGTTATCAGATTACCATCGAGGAAGACAAGCAGATGCTTGAGGAGGTTGTGGTTATCGCTTATGGACAGCAAAAAAAGGTAACCATTACAGGTGCCGTCTCTGCAGTTGGTGGCGACGAACTGCTGAAAGCACCTGTGGCCAACGTGAGCAATGCCTTGCAAGGTAAGTTGCCAGGTATCTCGGTAGTACAACCTTCAGCCATGCCTGGTGCCGACGACCCAGTGATCCGTGTGCGTGGTACTGGTTCGCTGAACAGTGCCGACCCTCTGGTACTGGTGGATGGTGTAGAGCGTTCGTTCGGACAGCTCGACCCCAACGAAATCGAAGACATCTCGATTCTGAAAGATGCATCAGCTACAGCCGTATTCGGTGTGCGTGGTGCTAACGGTGTGATTCTTGTAACCACCAAGCGTGGTAGTACAGGAAAAGCTTCGGTATCGGTAACAGCAAGCACTGCCATTCAGCAGATTTCAAAATTCGTAGATTTCGCAGATTCTTATACCTATGGTAAGATGTGGAACTACACGGCTATCACCGATGCTCTCCCAATGAGCCAGTGGCCCGGAACGGTTAACATCACCGACTATACACCTTATGCCAATACCGGTATCCGTTTCAATCAGGACGTGATGGAGCACTTCCGCACCGGCGACATGCCTGTCACATTCCCCAATACCGATTGGATTAAGTATATGATGAAAGATGCCGCATGGCAGGAACAGGTGAACGTGAACGTGAAAGGCGGTACCGACAAGGTGAAATACTTCGTTTCGGCTGGTTTCTTGAATCAGAACTCACTCTTTAAGACTTTCTCAAAGAATGATGACGAAACCTTTAAATACAATCGTTTCAACTATCGTGCCAACCTGGATATCAACGTATCAAAGTACAGTCAGCTTGCACTGACCTTAGGCGGACGTGTACAGAACCGTACCACCATGGGTGGTGGCGAGGGATTCATCTTCCGCTATCTGCAGGGTGCAACACCTTATGCTGGTATCGGTGTTGACGACCAAGGCCGTCATATCGTAGCCGACAACAACATCGTTGGACCTTTCGACCGCGATGCACTGTCGAACTATTATGATTTAGGATATGTACGTGAGAGCACAAACGTTCTGAACCTTGACCTGCAGTATAAACTCGACATGAGTTTTATCACCCCTGGTCTTGACTTCAAAATCAAAGGTTCGTACAACACCGACTACACCGCTCGCAAGAACCGTCAGAACGGTTTCGGCACAGGTGTGCAGTACGTAGCCACCATCGTTGATGGTAAGGAGGTTCTCCGCAAAGAAAATATCACATGGACACTGCCTTACAGCGAAGCCAAGTGGGGCAACCGCAACTGGTATGCTGAGGCCAGTCTTAACTACGCCCGCAAGTTCGGTAAGCACAACGTAGGTGCATTGGTACTCTACAACCAGAGCAAGACCTATTATCCTTGGGATTCTGACGGCAGTTTGTATCAGTCGATTCCAAAGGGTTATGTAGGACTCGTTGGCCGTGTAACCTACGACTACGACACTCGCTACATGGTTGACTTCAACATCGGTTACAATGGTTCAGAGAACTTTGCCGAGGGTAAGCGCTACGGTGTATTCCCATCATTCTCACTGGGTTGGATTCCATCGAGCGAGAAGTTCTGGGAACCACTGAAGAAATACATCGGCTATCTGAAGCTCCGCGGTTCGTGGGGTAAGGTAGGTAACGATAACACCAACGGTGCCCGTTTCCTCTACCTGCCAGGTGCATGGCAGTTCTACGAGGGTTCGATGACTACCAACCCACAGAAACGCGGTGCCAACTTCGGTACCAGTGGTAACTGGCTGCAGGCTGTGAAAGAGCTGACTGCCGGTAACCCCAATGTCACCTGGGAGACTGCCACCAAGATCAACATCGGTGTGGATGCTGCCTTCATCAACGACCGTCTGAGTGTAAACCTCGACCTATTCTGGGAAGACCGTAAGGACATTCTCGTATCCAACGCCTCGCTGCTGCCAGCAGTAACCAGTCTGCCTGCCAGCTACGTCAACGAGGGACGTGTAAAGAACCATGGTTATGAGCTGACATTGAAGTGGGCCGACAAGATTGGCGACCTGCGCTACAGCATCAGCCCAAGCATTGCTTTTGCCCGCAACAAAGTGATCGACATGCTCGAAGTACCACCTATGTATGAGTATCTGAGTCGCACCGGTCTGCCCGTTGGACAGCGCTTCGGTTACGAACTCTTTGAGTTCTATCAGGAAGGTTCAGAAGCACGCTATAAGGAGAAGTACGGCACCGACATGCCCGACCAGAAGGTGGAACTGAAGTATGGTGATTGCGTATATGTTGACCTGAACGATGATGGTGTGATCGACCAGAACGACCAGAAGCCACTCGGCTACACCGACAACCCAGAAATCACCTGGAGTATCAACGGTAGTCTGAACTGGAAAGGATTCGACTTCTCTATGTTGTGGGTAGGTGCCAATAACGTGAGCCGCACACTGAACGGCTACTTCCGCGATCAGTTCGGTTCTACCAACACCTCGGCATTGGCACAGTGGGTGGCCGACAACTCTTGGACCGAGGACAATCGCAATGCCATCCTGCCACGTATCTCTTTCGAGAACCGTGTTCACAACAACCGCGATTCACGTGCCTGGGTCATCGACTCTAAATATGTGCGTCTGAAGAACTTAGAGTTAGGTTATACCATCAACAAACCTAAGTTCCTGCCACTGCTCAACTACGTGAGATTCTATGCATCAGGTCAGAACCTGCTGACATTCGCCGACTTTAAGGGTAACGACCCTGAGGCTCCTGGACAAGGTCTTGACTTTGGCGTACGCTATCCAATGACACGTGTGTATAATTTCGGCGTACAAGTAAACTTCTAA
- a CDS encoding SusC/RagA family TonB-linked outer membrane protein yields the protein MNRNFRKTALLMGTMACLGLGYSSNAYAAGAPQEIQQATKKITGTVVDASGPVIGASVVEKGKSGNGVITDFDGNFSLSVSPGATLVISYIGYETQEIKVGNQSTLSITLKEDNAQLDEVVVVGYGTQKKKLVTGATVQVKGEDIAKLNTTNALTAMQSSTPGVQITQSSSQPGKGFKVNIRGVGTIGTSSPLLIIDGINAGTADDGLNGLNPNDIESIDVLKDAASAAIYGARAANGVILVTTKQGKAGKIQVQYDGYVGWSNAYKVPGTVNANQYMQLINETNFNTYGTSTNWSSLVPQQVLDRVNQGWDGTDWFKEYENKNALQFSHAVTLTGGSENSKFSMSLNYSSNQGIMGGADLSSDYKRYGGRINSEHILLKAKDHSVITIGENVSYWYHRSHDLAESNGYWNIMQAAYIASPLVDPYDANGNLASYKNNGAGYSTMIYNNPLNHFLNGGFNSINQNRDFGVGATFYWIIEPIKNLKYRGQFNTGFSASNNRSISLPYSASSTSSSANYGMNMGEYESSSFTLENTLSYALPKLGKHSIDVLVGQSIERSNWSTGMNMSFTVSEENLNSLVRNGWDYNIPANYETQYMTGHGGYANPMQGSIASFFGRVNWNYDEKYMATAIIRADGSSNFARGKRWGYFPSFSAGWVITNENFMESTKGWLDFLKFRASWGQNGNCNISNFYYLSNIAFSPTDYADYGYKFSSDMNNTVDSNIYQTGAYAKNAPNPDVTWETSEQINVGLDARFISGKLGLNFDWYVKKTKDWLLQAPMNEVLGYEESAMINGGDVKNTGFEVALSWRDQVSKDFSYHANVNVATNKNKVTRIANDQGLINGQTKALFENSSYVSRVQEGHAIGYFYGMSYSGIWQNQQQIDDAKAAGKAVLDGAVPGDPIWDDFDNDGVIDYDNDRHEIGNPHPDVTLGVSLGCEWKGFDFGITGSGAFGMQVMQCYRTALLANQYNSYTVDAFDRWHGEGTSNKYPRLTVGQIADQWVSTRYMQNADYFKIQNITLGYNFNKLWKNSPFSQLRLYVQAQNLYTFTGYTGVDPEVGSSGGKDSWARGIDVGLYPSARTFVVGASIKF from the coding sequence ATGAATCGAAATTTTAGAAAGACAGCGCTGCTGATGGGTACTATGGCCTGCTTAGGTCTTGGTTACTCTTCAAATGCCTATGCCGCCGGAGCTCCTCAGGAAATCCAGCAGGCAACGAAGAAGATTACAGGTACTGTAGTCGATGCATCAGGCCCCGTTATCGGAGCTAGCGTAGTTGAAAAAGGTAAGTCAGGTAATGGCGTTATTACCGATTTCGACGGAAACTTCTCTCTCTCAGTGTCGCCTGGTGCAACACTTGTTATCTCGTACATCGGTTATGAGACACAGGAAATTAAGGTGGGTAACCAGTCAACCCTCAGCATCACCCTGAAGGAAGACAATGCTCAGCTTGATGAGGTGGTAGTTGTTGGTTACGGTACTCAGAAGAAAAAGCTGGTTACCGGTGCTACCGTTCAGGTTAAGGGTGAGGACATCGCCAAACTGAATACAACCAACGCACTTACAGCCATGCAGTCAAGCACTCCTGGTGTACAGATTACCCAGAGTTCTTCTCAGCCTGGTAAGGGATTCAAGGTAAACATTCGTGGTGTCGGTACTATCGGTACTTCTTCGCCATTGTTGATCATCGATGGTATCAACGCTGGTACTGCTGATGATGGTTTGAATGGTTTGAATCCAAATGATATCGAGAGCATCGACGTGCTGAAGGATGCTGCTTCGGCTGCCATCTATGGTGCACGTGCTGCTAACGGTGTAATCCTGGTAACAACTAAGCAGGGTAAAGCCGGTAAGATTCAGGTTCAGTATGATGGTTATGTTGGTTGGTCGAATGCTTATAAAGTGCCTGGTACCGTGAATGCCAACCAGTATATGCAGCTGATCAACGAAACCAACTTTAATACTTACGGAACATCTACCAACTGGTCAAGTCTCGTTCCTCAGCAGGTTCTCGACAGAGTGAACCAGGGTTGGGATGGAACCGACTGGTTCAAGGAGTATGAGAACAAGAATGCTTTGCAGTTCAGTCATGCTGTCACACTGACAGGTGGTTCTGAGAATTCAAAGTTCTCTATGAGCTTGAACTACAGTTCTAACCAGGGTATCATGGGTGGTGCTGATCTGTCATCTGACTACAAGCGCTATGGTGGTCGTATCAACTCTGAGCACATCCTGCTCAAGGCCAAGGACCATTCAGTGATTACCATCGGTGAGAACGTCAGCTACTGGTATCACAGAAGTCACGACTTGGCTGAGAGCAATGGTTACTGGAACATCATGCAGGCTGCTTATATCGCATCGCCTCTGGTTGATCCATACGATGCTAATGGCAATCTGGCTTCATATAAGAATAATGGCGCTGGCTATAGCACCATGATTTATAATAACCCATTGAACCACTTCCTGAATGGCGGTTTCAATTCTATCAATCAGAATCGTGACTTTGGCGTGGGTGCTACTTTCTATTGGATTATCGAACCAATTAAAAACCTGAAGTATCGCGGACAGTTCAATACCGGTTTCAGCGCCAGCAACAACCGTAGCATCTCTCTGCCTTACAGTGCCAGCTCTACCAGCTCAAGTGCCAACTATGGTATGAACATGGGTGAGTATGAGAGCAGCAGCTTTACTTTGGAGAATACACTTTCGTATGCTCTGCCAAAGTTGGGTAAGCACAGTATCGATGTACTCGTTGGACAGTCAATCGAGCGCTCTAACTGGAGTACTGGTATGAATATGAGCTTTACTGTTAGTGAGGAGAATCTGAACTCGCTGGTTCGTAACGGCTGGGATTACAATATTCCTGCTAACTACGAGACACAGTATATGACTGGTCATGGTGGTTACGCCAACCCCATGCAGGGTAGCATCGCCTCGTTCTTCGGACGTGTGAACTGGAACTACGATGAGAAGTATATGGCTACTGCCATTATCCGTGCCGATGGTTCTTCAAACTTCGCCCGTGGCAAACGCTGGGGTTACTTCCCCTCATTCTCGGCTGGTTGGGTGATCACCAACGAGAATTTCATGGAGAGCACTAAGGGTTGGTTGGATTTCTTGAAGTTCCGTGCTTCTTGGGGTCAGAATGGTAACTGTAACATTAGTAACTTCTACTATCTCTCAAACATTGCCTTCTCGCCAACTGACTATGCTGACTATGGTTACAAGTTCTCAAGCGATATGAACAATACCGTTGATAGCAATATCTATCAGACAGGTGCTTATGCAAAGAATGCTCCTAACCCCGATGTAACATGGGAGACTTCAGAGCAGATCAACGTAGGTCTCGATGCCCGCTTCATCAGTGGTAAGCTTGGCTTGAACTTCGACTGGTATGTTAAGAAGACTAAGGACTGGTTGCTTCAGGCTCCTATGAACGAGGTTCTGGGATACGAAGAGTCGGCCATGATTAATGGTGGTGATGTGAAGAATACTGGTTTCGAGGTTGCTCTCTCTTGGCGCGATCAGGTTTCTAAGGACTTCAGCTACCATGCTAACGTAAATGTTGCTACCAATAAGAATAAGGTGACTCGTATTGCTAACGATCAGGGCTTGATTAATGGTCAGACCAAGGCTCTGTTCGAGAACTCTTCATACGTATCTCGCGTTCAGGAGGGTCATGCAATTGGTTACTTCTATGGTATGTCATATAGCGGCATCTGGCAGAATCAGCAGCAGATTGATGATGCTAAGGCTGCTGGTAAGGCTGTTCTTGATGGTGCTGTTCCTGGCGACCCCATCTGGGACGACTTTGATAACGACGGTGTAATCGACTATGATAACGACCGCCATGAGATTGGTAATCCTCATCCCGATGTAACCCTTGGTGTTAGCCTGGGTTGCGAGTGGAAGGGCTTCGACTTTGGTATCACGGGTTCTGGTGCATTCGGTATGCAGGTTATGCAGTGCTATCGTACCGCTCTGCTGGCTAACCAGTACAACAGCTATACTGTTGACGCATTCGATCGTTGGCACGGTGAGGGTACCAGCAACAAGTATCCTCGTCTGACAGTTGGTCAGATTGCTGATCAGTGGGTATCTACACGCTATATGCAGAATGCCGATTACTTCAAGATCCAGAACATTACCCTGGGTTATAACTTCAATAAGCTGTGGAAGAACTCTCCATTCAGCCAGCTCCGCCTCTATGTACAGGCTCAGAACCTTTACACCTTCACTGGTTATACAGGTGTTGACCCAGAAGTTGGTTCATCAGGTGGTAAGGACTCTTGGGCACGTGGTATCGACGTAGGTCTGTATCCTTCAGCCCGTACATTCGTCGTTGGTGCAAGCATTAAGTTCTAA